From Arachis stenosperma cultivar V10309 chromosome 2, arast.V10309.gnm1.PFL2, whole genome shotgun sequence, one genomic window encodes:
- the LOC130960215 gene encoding uncharacterized protein LOC130960215, whose product MSVIQKFFIASMFMWVVPVAILYGFNNNLFPGADNLSPYSVTLVSGFLAVISVNVVIAFYIYLAMKEPAEKHEPDPKFLAEAKASMKQPTTNAPQSSESQKKEQ is encoded by the exons ATGAGTGTGATTCAGAAGTTTTTCATTGCTTCAATGTTCATGTGGGTTGTCCCTGTTGCAATTCTATACGGTTTTAACAATAATCTGTTTCCTG GAGCAGACAATTTGTCCCCTTACTCTGTGACACTAGTGAGTGGATTTCTTGCGGTTATATCAGTTAATGTAGTCATAGCATTTTACATATACTTGGCGATGAAGGAACCTGCCGAAAAACACGAGCCAGATCCCAAATTTCTCGCTGAGGCCAAGGCTAGTATGAAGCAGCCTACAACCAATGCTCCGCAATCTTCTGAGTCTCAGAAGAAAGAACAATAG